The following nucleotide sequence is from Aedes aegypti strain LVP_AGWG chromosome 3, AaegL5.0 Primary Assembly, whole genome shotgun sequence.
gatgattgctgatgattgaatggtggattcttgagccttaagccgatcatcaatcatcatcccCAGATGATTGGTAACTGTGTAAGagctcatagaacactaagctgagaagcagactctgcccCAGGGGAGACGTAATgtcaaaaaagaagaagactaAGTAACAAGGAATTCACCTTTCAGaattttttgatagaattttttGAGGACTTCTTTTTAACActttttgattagtttttattGGTTCTTTTTTATCTCTTTCTGTTCCTATTATCGGTGACTAATTTTCGATCTCTTTTTCAAGCATGAGGTCTCTAAAGCTCTTATATTTTAGATACTCAGTCGTTACCAGCCCTGAACATTTCTAtcccggaaagatcctcgactgacgagattcgaacccagggGGAGAAGATTCGAAAACATATTCTTGCGACTAGTATTTACCGCTACGCCTGAAAAAGCTTCATGCGGGTTAAAGAAAACTGTAACTAAAACCACGTAGAAACCCTCTCCTTCTCGTGGTTTATCATGATCTTTTGTTAGACATCCCTTCTTAATAGAATCACGTGGTCTATTGGCAACTCCTTACATCGTGTAACTTTTGTCTAATTATGTTTATAGCTACTCCCATGGCATCGTCTTGGTTCTTGACGGTATCATTCAATGTACGGAACGGGATGAGTTCGCCTACCAGGAGATGATTTCGTTTCTTCCACTGTGCTGCCATCCGAACCCCAAGAAGGTGTTGATCGTCGGTGGAGGAGACGGAGGCGTTGCCCGGGAAGTGGTAAAACATCCACTAGTGGAAGAGGTTCACCAGGTGGAAATCGATGACCGTGTGGTTGAGCTGTCGAAAAAATATCTCCCCTTCATGGCATGTGGATTCGATTCGCCAAAGCTGAAGCTTacgattggtgatggtttcgAGTACATGAAGCAGCGGGAAGGCGAATTCGATGTTATCATCACGGATAGTAGCGATCCGATTGGTCCTGCCGAGTCACTTTTCCAGGAATCGTATTTCGCTTTGGCCAAGAAAGCGCTACGACCGAACGGAATAATTTGCTCACAGGGGGGCACCTTCTGGATTGATATGGATCACATTAAAAGTACACTAGATCACTGCAGGAAACATTTCCCTGTTGTGGGATACGGAGTGGCATCGGTGCCGTCCTACCCAACGGGCCAAATAGGATTTTTCATCGCCAGTTCAAATGAGGTAGATCATGAAAAAAGCTGCGTTCTTTATATAAACTTATGTCTTTCTGTAATTTCAGAATACCAAGCTGAACGAACCAGCAAAGACATTCACCGATGAGGAAATCGACGAAATGAAATTGCGCTACTATACAACGGATATCCACAAGGCTGCATTCACGTTGCCAAGATATGCCGCCAAGAAGCTTTACTGATGTGCGCACGAATGGGATTAGTTGAACAATAATGTACAATTTCGTTGTATCTATCAATTTGGAATCTTTTATTCTTTGCTTATTGTGCAAATTTTATATACATTTATAATATACACGATATAAACGTTGCAAGCTTTCGTTACTCTATATTACGTCCTATGATTTTGCTTGCTTAGAACCGCTCGCCGACAGGTTTGATGGTCAGTTCATGAacctaaaaaaattaaaaggaaaatatgttttgacaTTCTGTTTGTGCTAAAAAAGTTACTTTATCAGTGCGAATTTATCAATATGACCCCAAATGTGATAAATTCGCGAAATTTAAATAGATTTTGGATTTTGCTACTGTTTTGGAAAGAAAATTCAATTTAGTTtcacttaaaaatataaaaaaatcaaacggaGGATGGTTCATCGTGGGTTTATAGTAAAAAGAGTTTTAACTATTGTTTAAacttatttcgaaaaaaaatatactttttgcaatttgtcatcgtaataggctgtttttcatcacgccaatctgtcatgaaacggcttaCTTTCCttcactgaagtatgcagtgcgggaatagtcattacgcaacgctttctcattacgtaactgttttgagttgcgtaataaatcattacacatttttttataaattgtaaAACAATGGTGAATACATTCCAATATAgattctgataccctcaagtggtcttttacgaaattgcaaaaaatgttgtacgtaactcgttgcagaactcgatttttatagcactcttcgtaattatcctactcattatcgcctcgtaggataaatttacgactcgtgctgtaaaaatcatcattctgcaacttgttccgtaaactactattaagaTTCCCGCTTTAGCGTTAGGTACGTAATCAATTGATGTTGCCATAGGCATAATATGTGCTAGCGGTGCTAGCGCAAGGTTATGCGTACCTGGACATGCGGTGGCGTTGATAATACGTATGTTACTGCCTGTGCGATATCTTCCGGATTGAGGAGGGGAAACTTAACGTCCGTGAGCTCTAAAATTTCCGTTTTCACCGCCCCGGGGCTTATACTCTGGAAATAgatattcatcaaatctgagtagTATTTTTCCTAGGATTTATTACGTTAACCAAGCGTGGAACTTTCATTATGATTGATACaatatatcacagacaaacagccGTAACTCGCTCACTGCTAAACCCCTCtaccaaaagtttttttattttcgattttttcagcatttttaccagttttcgaaaTACTCTTCTATTATGTCATCTGTGTCGTTTTTGATAAATGGTTACCTGGTTTTATAGATATTTAAAGTTCCTTTGAGAAACGACACTTTGtttgacattttgttttgaGTCAATGTATCAAagattcaggaatttctttaacccctctaccagcagcttcattttttaccgcaacaaaatatttaaatcgcgatagctttaattttaaattttcatatcttATGCTCGAGATTTTTCACGCTTGAGTTGTACCTTATGCAGTTCAACAGCCATGTGTTGGATaatcaatttgttttatttgtcttttttcactcaaagtcttattttattatcattattattatatatcTTTATCCCTTCACAAGGAAGTCTTCACTGAAATGTTAAGTgactaccgggtacccccgttggtttgaccacatttaatctgaacactttttaatctgtaccccgctaatttgcacatcgttcagattaaaaatggttcaaatggTTCATTTAGTTCATGGAACGGattgaagtgagatggaaccaTGGGGTAAGACACTCATTAATATTGCTATTAATATCGGTTAATATggattaatatatattatttttatgataccATCAAGGTAGCTACGATTTTCCTAAAGACATCTGACAGAAGTATCTTGAATTGAAGTGAATGTAGGGGGCTTATAATCAAGCGGCTATGGATCGTGGATTGTATGTCTTGTGGACCAGATATACCACAGGAGACAAATTGCAGCGGAATCGAGTTGCGGAATGGCCCAGAAATCGTAGAAAGATGTGGGAGCTTCACCGAATGTGATGCATTTTACAAGAAGCCAGTCTCCTTCTAGCCAGACTACCAGATGGATGTTTGCATCAAACAGTGTGATCTGCATCGGACGGATTTCTCATATATTTTGCTCAATATACATAATGGAGGTGGGGACGTTCTAAGCACTGAATTTATTAGTGGTAGTATGGGGAATATCCTGATCTGCAGAGACCTGTCAGGTATAGATTCTGATATTACTCCAACACATATTATTCTTATGAATTAAGCTCTTCCTATCGCTATAATGAGTGAACTTGGGTCAATGTTCATCCGTTCAGGCTGTTTTTAATAGGAACACAAAGCTACCATTTGGTGATGCATGATCCCAATGAATACGGAATTTATTTGAGTGGAGAAAATCTTTGCGGGCTTCTCACGGCGGTATCTAGATTTAGCAAGTAgcccaggtaacaatttgaagctgctCAAACGCTTTTATAGCTAATTCAATGCAgcatttgtttttgatcaaaagCTGTTCATAGAATGTATTCACTgttgttaaacatctaattctggcgattttattcagccttaagcttaattgaagctATATAGAAGGCTGCATAAAGGTCTAGCATGCGCTTATTCAGGCCTCTTTCAATAACCACAATTCTATTTTAAGAACAGATGGCAACCTTCGAAAGCTTAACGatcgcttattcatccattattcaacaattaaccaaaaaaaataaaataaaaagtatttacaggtttatagttttgggttttatcaacgcaactaacaatttcAAGCACATAGTGTAGAAAAGTGCTGGAATATAAAGATGAAGATTAGTAAATAAGTGCTATTGAGATTTGAACTGGAATTCGCTGATTTataaccacttaccttgacatctgctccacATGAGACTGTGTGAACATCATCAACAGCAAGGGACTAACATATTGTTTTGTCTGAATAAGGACTATTTTAAAGGCTGTATTGAGGCTGAAGGAGTGATAACAGCGCTATGCAAAAACACTTGagttagctgtcaaagtgtgttgtgatttttgtttcaaaatagaatcctcggtaattttcaatttctgctattcaattgttgtcaacgcaagttggtaatgatttcgatttcgtacagttaattaaaaatgttacGAAGAAATCTGCGTCATCGAGTGTAGTGTTCTATCTTGTTGTTACACAAGGTCATCGATGCcggattcaggatttttttcgacaAATGATAGGCCCTTGTGCGTTTACAGCATGTCTGCTTCGGgatgtgaaaaaaatgttgttcgatgaaacagttttataataattagTTTAGTGTTCGACCCAATGTAGGTATATATTTCggtatgtatatttttattaaCATACAGGTGAACAATTGTTCGACAATggctgttgatttgattaaagcttcaaataacctttaatcaatatcattcaggttggctgaacaaaagttaaaactgtagatgaaaaatagtttgttcaactcaatattcagctttgagtatactgctgaataatagtgtttaataagcttttcttcaaattattgttcagctgtcacggtgttcagccttgtacaccattGATCAGCCAATATTCGGcaaatactcttgctgttcagctttcattgttacttgggagaTACATGAAACTCCCATAAAAGGGACTCATTGTATTTaagaaaatgttattgaacATGATGGTTTCATGACCATATGGATCTGAGACGAACTGACAATAAACACAacttttttctcatataaaTCATCAATTTGCCTTGGCAACAGGCAAACAACAAAACTCTATGCATACTTGATAATCTTCTCAATATTAATACcattaataaatattaatatattAATACTGGATCTAGTGTCTTGCCCCATGGATGGAACGCTgaggaacggaacgcagaatcaaaacaaaacagtgaaagaggtaaccagaaacacgtttctagggtaactacccaactaacaattcagagccacaaacaagcatgcatgtttaattattgttcaataatggtaatggcagctgaataaaaaatttgctctgtaaagagctgagaaggtgctttttaacacaaacttagatcaatgttcaacgttatgcattagaatgaacaaaagttgaatcgccacttattaaacgtttccaaagattctcattcgactagtcaagattgttctacaaatctcgcataacttatgatctcgccctaaaagccattggtaaccacgtgtgtagctcggtGTATtcgagcatttgaatggattttcacaTTATTTAACAACGTTATactgaagaaaggatcattctcgATCTGctagtggtgttggtttggttgcttattcattcatttgtcCAGAAACAAAGAGCTATACACgtagttaccaatggcttttagggcgttatcccagattatgcgagaaatgagctgaacaagacatgtttaccccaattaaaaagccaatattccactaaacaaatgtatatgcataaaaggatattcagaagacgaactaacgttttacttgcgtcgcacttcagctattcccacatgtttaacataagcatgaataagagctgaataagtatcttataaaatcctaattcagcttcagtatattataagaacagttgatccaatagaggcaaaaatgacgattaacaaacacattgttcagcaataaataagccttgtaaaagcgatcacactatagctaaatttcataaaatggataaaatatccgaaattcgtgttgagttccgaatttcaaagctcataaattatgctttcttaaaacttttgaaatagctgttcagaaaataaacatggtcagtctccagaaatgcagaattattgtaattgtaattgtaattgctcaatccacaccctggcagacaattatccgcccatctagacacgggctgggtgaggacctaccaagcctcccccgttaacatgtcctataccgtttagcacaccgggatcttccacaagcaggcgccggaattaaagcggtcccacaagcttcagatacattaaatagatatagtccctctggcactaaaccgaatggcgccctccgcttcaccactagtactgcctccccacacgccaagcacaatatcgaaagtagcgcgttgtatagcaaatacagtacaccacctccgacactatgccaaatgtacaggaaaGACAGCACCAGTAATaaagcggaaggcgcaccactcggttcagtgccagagggactataagtataacgaagaagaaatgaaaagatagtagagttggttcggtttttgattgctgaaacgaaaaaacagaaaaaaacagaaacaaagtgttaacattaaaacggggttttataattgataaatgtatcgatagtttctcatctgttacgtttccttatcgtagcgctgtcgatttttccatctccagggtggtcgtctccgctcgagcaatgaggaccatgatgaaatgagaatataaaaatgtgagcattagtgttgatctactaatagattaatttaaactgcttttcatgtgctaagtaacttttaaactcctactcaattatgttttttcggcctacacgttttatttagacacaatttttattcagcaaactatttggatccgagattttaggtgccgattgagcatgtttgataaaacaagcatcctgttttcagttaaagaatgtttaagaAGTTAATGATATTGTTATTTATACTAGCTAtatacaagaattcactattgatgtaatatatggatattgaataagtttcaacgcgcgattataatacttcagttttcgtgctgttgtattggtgtatgtagcacgacgaaaggaaagttgataatctatcatcattatgatttcagtcctaatttcatgatccgtttaataaattccgcgtatgattcggcaattttaacaatttatacatgtgtattcgaagaaaacagactacgagcatttattaccttgcaacacattcctaagtgatcagatatttaccattttctacagcctaatttaataatacctacattggttgtaacaaaaatttgatcttgggatgttgatttgcctcctaatcatagtttcgacaatagtcacatgcttactatcccttatggcagtgttgttgattctattgtctatcgctcatcagtttcgcgccacccggcagggacttggtcctatgtacccaatactctgctgtgtcttaacttcacgcaatacattctgtagatgtgtgatacagtttgcggaatattatgatttatcacttcgttcagatggaaaattctgttatggtaccatattcacatatcagataactcccacctggaacgatgtaatacatcggagacatgtagattcagatgtatgtatacgatctatgcctagttcggctctgatcgacaggcaatcagtgtattcagtttttcaactagcttgaagcgatgaacgtttcaagacaagctctccactatatctgctagcaatcaccggtcgtcgatagacatttcggttcttttctgctaaagaaagatccgattgtatgccaaagactatggctcatgcttttcaatacagctggaaaaacaagaactacacccagcaccaaatagtacgtaactatgaggcggaccggaaggtttgatgagcaatccccaccatggtcagtctccagaaatgcagaattattgtaaaaaaaacaaaaatatacatttaggctaagtattccgagtaggagcaaagtactgacaaacaaagcgtgatattgacttgattgacataagagataaaatatctgaagacaatatcaaaattttgttcctggaacttctaaacctatgaaaaatttgatgtacgcagatctaatgaatagctcgcagctattggtaaaatcttgcagaatctaaatatgacatgccaattttgttctagtagtttattttagatattatttccagatattttatatcatatatctatcaagttaatatcacttttagctatccatattatattttctattgctaagcttttttcgcctgctcgggatgtttttccgtacaagaaaaatggaaatttctttgacagaattgattaaataaatttctatagccagctacatttgaaatgacatttcttcacaactgaataaatactgcgctctaagaaaaatgatttacttggtcatttctgaaaataaaaataatttgaatccgtgattatagacgatgatcttaaactcttgatccgtcttaaaaacgtgaggagaaggcaatttcaacgcactcgcggtcctgctatgaaaattatatggcaggatttgcagaaagaaatcaagaaacgttttgctcaattaagaaacaaaatttttgaaaataaaatttctcaattggaccctggctctaagcccttttggaaattatctaaaatcttgaaaaaacctcagaagccaatatcggcattgaaagaggaaaacaaattgcgaaactaattgcgaaaaagctcaaaaacttgctatgcagtttgaaagtgcgcacaattttaatttaggacttacgagtccaattgaaaatgaagttactcaggagttcgaaaatattctcaatcaagagaacgttttcgaaaatgcctgggagactgatttggaagaagtgagaactattattaaaaaattcaaaaacatgaaagctcctggcgatgatggaattttcttcatcctcatcaagaaacttccagaaagtagcttatcatttttagttgatatattcaacaaatgttttcaattagcatattttcctgacaaatggaaaaatgctaaggttgttccaattttaaaaccagacaaaaatcctgcagaagcttctagctatcgtccaatcagtttgatttcctccatcagtaaactttttgaaaaggttattttgaacagaatgatggcccacatcaacgaaaattcaatttttgccaatgaacagttcggattccgccatggacattcgaccactcatcaacttttacgtgtaacaaatttgatccgttccaacaaatctgaaggctattctactggtcttgctcttctagacatagaaaaagcattcgacagtgtttggcatgaaggtttgattgtaaaattaaaaaactttaattttccaacatacattgttagaataattcaaagttatctgtcaaatcgtacacttcaggttaattatcagaactccagatctgaaagacttcctgtaagagctggtgttcctcaaggcagcattttgggaccaatattatacaatattttcacatctgacttacctgagttacctcaaggatgtcaaaaatctttgtttgcggatgacacaggcctctccgccaaaggtcgaagcctgcgtgtcatctgtagtcgattgcaaaaaagtttgtttgaggaaaatgactagtagattcactgagtagaaataagtgacGACAATCTTGTTTTAAATATAGTTTTTATATTACCATAATAaggaatacctcttttgtaacaatggtataaataatctaattccagctacATTTTCGCAATATTTTCAAGtggaaagtaggcgttgtgaatcATTGTATTTGTcgccgaaaagtgaatcttgtaggagacagTAACAGAAGTCTATGGTAACTatactcttaaatattcactataataatgactatggaaagtaagacgctgtgATTGATCATTAGGATACACATGTTAGTTTCGAggaattgttgaacagacaaggaaagtgactcatttctttaaggatatatgaacgtaatgaccaataaatactttcaataacaaaaaactaaatgaactagaactactactaaacagcctaattttgttaatacatgacgacaattgacatttaagactctaatcttacgtaaagaCAGGACTAATCAGAATAGCATGACTTAAAAGgacacttaaatgacaaatgaTTCAAAATCATTTCGATTTGGCATtttttagtaatgacactactacactactatttcaaacgaATTCTGATGGagttgctgattttcacaatgcttcgttttctcagaagcaaggaaaTATGGGtatgtttcaaaaactaccacctCACAATACGAAAccacagtgttcatgtgggcaccatagcctgGTCCGTcagagtattggtcctggtagaagGGAATCTTgacaaaagccagaccgagggttcagccttgacaagttaagctgctaggcagctccaactgaataccataaaaaaactttaaatgcCCTAGTGATCTTTTCCAAATCTGATAATTTCAACTGGAATATTGCTGCTAATAAGGTGATCCCAAAAACActttatgaacaaattttcgTCTATTTTTAACTACACTTTTTCGACGAGAACTCTACACTGGATAAGTATGTAGGTCACAGACGAAATTGGCccatctgtcaagataagcaatatattggagtttaaaggtatttgctcgcctaactagtgatttttgttttttattattttctctaTTGCAAGAGTAggagtgaagtgttaaagttcaattattgGTTTTCTTAgtctatttttaagattttctcgAACCTTTTGcttgaaaatcgaaactttaAGCTTGAATCCAATGATTAAAACCCGCGTTCTTGTACTGTTACAatatttatttgtaaaaaaCGGATGGAAAATGAACTTTCTGATGTGATACTACAACGTCAACCGTTTTGAACGAATTACTACCATAGTATACAATTTACTAGTAGTCTCTTAAAAGTTTTTTGCTTCCTATACGCTTCTACTGTTGACAAATTGTCGACGGCATCTATAACGCATATTAACTAGCGCACATTAGCTGCTCACAAACGGCTCACACACGCGCATCATTAGAATCGCTCTCCGAGCGGTTTTATAGTAAGCTCTTTGATCTGCAATGAATAGCAACACGTGATTAATGATTGACATGGCAAGTCGTTTACTCTCATTAAATATGTGCCAACCTCAACATGCTTTGGAGTTGAAATCACGTGTAGCACACTATTGGCTATATCGTCGGGCTCCAGGAATGGTATTGGTTTCTTTAGTAAATCCGGATCGTTGAAAATATCTGTTCGGACTGCTCCAGGACTTATACTCTGAAAAATGATACGTACTCAAATTAAGCATTTAAAGAAAACTAAAATGTCCAACATACCGTCagtttgactttattattatCGTTCAATAATTCTATACGAAACGTTTCAGTGAGAGCGGTTACTGCATGTTTTGTTGCTGGATAGACATTGTATGTGGTCAGAGTATCAACTCCAACCGGTACTCCGTGTCCTACAACACTGTTCATGTTAACGATATGACCATCAACGCTGCGTCGTTTCATTGATTGGTATGCTTCACGGGCACACAAGATCAGAcccatgatgttagtttctacTACATCGCGAATCATCTGAGTATTTCCGGGTTCGATAAGTTGAGTAGATTTCAGAACACCAGCATTGTTCACCAGCACATCCGCACCACCGAGATTAGAGTCGATCCACTTGAAAGCTGCCACAATATCCTTTTCACTGCTCACGTCGCACTTGCAGGCGTGGAACCTCAGTTTTAATTTGTCGTCTAGCGATGATTTGAGTTCTTCTATTTTGTCGACACGCCTTGCCATGCCGACGACAATCATGCCAGATTGCAGGAGAGCCTTAGCGATGGCCCATCCTATTCCGGCACTAGCACCCGTTACTGCGGCTACACGATTCTGCCAACGATCCATCGCAAACAATCACTTATTCGCAAGTGATGCATTGCTATCGGCGTGCAACTAATTTATAAACGCTACATGTGTTTCTTATCACTTATTTTAATAGACGTTAATTGCTACTGCGCTAATAGCTCAAAGCTAAAGAAATATTTTCATCAATACATTTATTGTATTGGAACCTTTTGCATTGTTAGCAAATGGATTTTATACTATCACTTTTAATTATCAATATATTTAAATGGTGTaagaataatcatttttttaaactttcatcGACCCTCAAGATTTATGTGCAAAGTTTAGGCTTAAAAGTATATTGGAAACTTCAACGTTTGTTACGTTTAACCTTCCTCCAAACTCTGGCGCCACATTTGGTGCCATTTTGCAAATGTAACTTTAATAAGACGAAAATAACTGTTAATAAATCACAGCACATAATAACATTACATAGTGTCGTTTACTTTATTATTTCCCATGTTGATGAGGATAGCGTTATGGCCTGAGCCtatgatgatgaatgatgagGTTTCAACAGTCTCTAGTCGAGTTGGAGTCCAACTTTCAAGATTGCCTCAAAACTTCAACGGAACCATTAAAcaacatagcatagcatagactgactgtacatgtaaatggttgctacttcgtgattgatcGAAACTGGTAGGAATTGCACTTTGATCCATATGATTAAGGGATGGGATTTTCCGCTTATTCTTGAAGggcaattttagcagctctcattattgatcaataacggcgccggccaaatccctacagtcagttgggatggaaaaggaatgttagtgtgcattcattgttgcttctagagaccgatgatgatgatgatgcgatTCACGTATAAGCTAGaaatgctgttccgctcaagaaaagtaaaaatttctgcccaagaaatggtcaagaaatttcctacagtgagctccattttaattgatatttcttttcaactgcatactgcgatcaaagtgaaatgcttttcttgagcatttcttgcaagaaatttcccacgcatcgagattacttttctgttgaagtgcatactccGCTATAAGGAAGAATAATACGACttttatttaaaactagttttgcatttttgtctcgtgGTGAAAATATATTGGTAGAAGATTAATTTAATGTTCGACACTTGTA
It contains:
- the LOC5572855 gene encoding farnesol dehydrogenase-like, with translation MDRWQNRVAAVTGASAGIGWAIAKALLQSGMIVVGMARRVDKIEELKSSLDDKLKLRFHACKCDVSSEKDIVAAFKWIDSNLGGADVLVNNAGVLKSTQLIEPGNTQMIRDVVETNIMGLILCAREAYQSMKRRSVDGHIVNMNSVVGHGVPVGVDTLTTYNVYPATKHAVTALTETFRIELLNDNNKVKLTSISPGAVRTDIFNDPDLLKKPIPFLEPDDIANSVLHVISTPKHVEIKELTIKPLGERF
- the LOC5572853 gene encoding spermidine synthase isoform X2, whose amino-acid sequence is MGYSHGIVLVLDGIIQCTERDEFAYQEMISFLPLCCHPNPKKVLIVGGGDGGVAREVVKHPLVEEVHQVEIDDRVVELSKKYLPFMACGFDSPKLKLTIGDGFEYMKQREGEFDVIITDSSDPIGPAESLFQESYFALAKKALRPNGIICSQGGTFWIDMDHIKSTLDHCRKHFPVVGYGVASVPSYPTGQIGFFIASSNENTKLNEPAKTFTDEEIDEMKLRYYTTDIHKAAFTLPRYAAKKLY
- the LOC5572853 gene encoding spermidine synthase isoform X1, whose translation is MNPSEWFSEISEQLWPNQCFSLKVKRVLHEERSKFQDIKLLDTYSHGIVLVLDGIIQCTERDEFAYQEMISFLPLCCHPNPKKVLIVGGGDGGVAREVVKHPLVEEVHQVEIDDRVVELSKKYLPFMACGFDSPKLKLTIGDGFEYMKQREGEFDVIITDSSDPIGPAESLFQESYFALAKKALRPNGIICSQGGTFWIDMDHIKSTLDHCRKHFPVVGYGVASVPSYPTGQIGFFIASSNENTKLNEPAKTFTDEEIDEMKLRYYTTDIHKAAFTLPRYAAKKLY